CCTCATCCGCATCTGGTATTCTTTTAACCTTCTCGCACTGTCTCTCTTAAAGCTCAATACTTTTTTGAGATGTTAAGAGTTCCGTGTTAGGTTTCGCGTCAACACTCGCTGTAGTAGAGAAGGAGCTACGCTCGTCGTTCGTGACGGACGCTGTTCGCCACGTCACAGGGTCGCTTATGAGAGGGGAAGGTCTTAGATTCGCTATAGTGAGTTCTCTCTTTCCTTTCGCAAAAGTCTTTACCTTTTTTCAGGATTTGTTTTGAGTTCTGGTAAGATTCGTTTTTTTATCTTTCAAGGTTGTTGCTCGTTTCAACGAGGTTGTGACGAAGTTGCTTTTGGAAGGAGCCATTGAGACTTTCAAGAAGTATTCAGTCAGAGAAGAAGACATCCAAGTATCATCTTTTTTCTGTCTTAAACTTAGTTTCTCTGATGCTGATGAGATTCTGTTTAATCAGGTTGTATGGGTTCCCGGTAGCTTTGAGATAGGGGTTGTTGCGCAAAGGCTTGGGAAATCAGGAAACTTTAATGCTGTTTTATGTATCGGTGCTGTGGTATGACTCTTGCTTTAAACCAATTCTCAGGGCCATCTGGTTGTATGTGCTCATTCATATGAATGACTTCTTAGTTTGCCTTATGTTGCTGAGACATGTTTAAAGAGTTGGGTTTTTTATCTACTTTTGTGTCCTTTGTTGTGTGGTTAGATAAGAGGAGATACCACACATTATGATGCTGTTGCAAACTCTGCTGCATCTGGAGTACTTTCTGCTGGCATCAATTCAGGTTTGTCTCTATATTCATTTGTGTAATATGCATTTCCAAACTCACAGAGGAAAGTGCTGCTTCATTTTTTGCCTTTCTCGAGATTTTCATACACCATCAATTTAGTTCTAGCTGTTGAGACAGTGTTGATGTCATCTTCTCTTGCATTTAGTTTAGCTTTGTAGTAGTAGTAACGCTTTTGATCCCGAATTTTGCAGGTGTTCCATGCATATTTGGTGTACTGACATGCGAGGACATGGATCAGGTTAGGTTGTGTTAAAGAAAGATTGATGAAATGTATAGCTGATTCATCATAATGGATAaatactaaattatttaatatattgtgGTTAAAACTGAAACTCCAGGCTCTGAATCGATCTGGTGGCAAAGCCGGAAACAAGGGAGCTGAAACTGCCTTGACAGCGGTAAGTATACATCATTATCATCAATCCTTTTTACTCTTAGAACAAAGATGTACAAGTTCCTGATGATTACATTAAGAAAATGGTCATGTTATCATCATATGATCAAGTCCTTGAATTTTCTCTCTCCTTTTTTGTCTTTCTGCAGCTCGAGATGGCGTCGTTGTTTGAGCACCACCTGAAATAGCCTGCTCCTTCCATGGATGAGCAATGATCACGTATGAGAGAACTTGTTTGCTCTGTCGCATTTCGTTACGATCCTATCTCTGAAACTTGTACCTCGAAAGATTGTCaaaatgttttccttttttaccTTTGTGTCGAATACTTTTGTAAGCTTTTTTTGAATCCTCTGTAATAATAATAGTTCCTCTGAATGTTGGGGCTGTTGAGTTTTCTTTTTGTACCAATCAAAAGTATGGTTCTCATCTGTCATAATATCTTGAAACTTAGGTGTCAAAATGCAACTGAAGAGGCTTTCTAGCCAGCCAATAGTGACTTGACACGATGGATTTGTCGGTGAGGCGAAGATTACGCTTCAACGTTTATTAGTTGATAGTTAAGTCTAAGTTCAACGAATCAGCCAACTCTACACAAGTCTTGAAAGCACTCTTTTGTCTCTCGGTGACTCTCACATTCATCCAACTCTTCGGGTAAAGACTCAAATCCACTTCTAATCCTTATCTGATCCTCCTCTGTATTTGATCTAGAAGAAGGTGATGATTAGATCGAGTTTTTGCTGATTCTGACCTTACTTTTTACCCATCTGTTTGACATTTTACTTGATCTAGCGCTATCCTCTTTAGATCGAGTATTAGGATCAgcgtctttcttttttttgctttcttgaTTCATGTGAACAGACATGCAATGTATGTTGTTGTTAAAATCTACTGTGATGCGAGTTCTTTTTCATGGGTTTTGGTCTCCTTTCGTTTCTAGATATCTTGACAGTGTCTTCGTTTGTGATTTGATGCTCTTAAGCTTTATGTTTTCTGTAGCACTCATTTGACCCTCTGTAATGATGTCACCTTGCTGCTTAGGTATGTCTACATCTGAGAACAAAGTTGAAATCGTGGACAGGGCCCACAaggaggaagagaaagaagaagacggTAATGGCGGTTTCCTAGACAAGGTCAAAGATTTCATTGGCGAGAAGATAGAGGGAGCCATTGGCTTCGGCAAGCCAACAGCTGACGCCTCCGCCATTCACATCCCCAAGATCAACCTCGAGAGAGCAGACATTGTCGTTGACGTCCTCGTCAAGAACCCCAACCCAGTCCCCATCCCCCTCATCGAGAGCGACGGGAGGAAACTCGTCTCTGGACTGATCCCTGACGCTGGAACCATCAAGGCACATAGGGAAGAAACCGTTGACTTTGATCTACGATGACATCAAGAGCACTTACAACGACATCAACCCCGGGATGATCATACCTTACAGGATCAAAGTCGATCTCATCGTCGACGTCCCGGTCTTGGGGAGGCTTACGTTGCCTTTGGAGAAACGCGGAGAGATCCCCATCCCGAAGAAGCCTGATGTTGACATCGAGAAGATCAAGTTCCAGAAGTTTTCTTTGGAAGAAACCGTGGCGATTCTCCACGTGAGGCTTGAGAACTTGAATGACTTCGACTTGGGGGTTAATGACTTGGACTGTGAGGTTTGGTTGTCTGATGTGAGCATTGGGAAGGCAGAGATATCAGACTCTGTTAAGCTTGATAAAAACGGAAGTGGGTTGATTAATGTGCCGATCACGTTCAGACCAAAGGACTTTGGTTCTGCGCTTTGGGATATGATCCGTGTTCAAGGAACTGGGTATACTATTAAAGGTAATGTGGATGTTGATACACCGTTCGGAGGTATGAAGCTTCCTATTATCAAGGAAGGTGGTGAGACTCGTTTGAAGAAGGAAGATGATGACGATGAGGTTattatatcttcttctcttttgctTGTAGCTTGAACATTGTTATATGATTGTTTTGCTCATAGAACTTATCTTTGGTTTCTTTTTTCAGGAGTAAGGAGAAGAGATCAAGAAGATGAGTGTGTTAAGTACTGTACTGTATCTCTGATGTTTGAAAATAAtgttgtttttatcaaatttaaaaatcctCCAATATATTAAAGAAATCACTTAAATGATTTGGGTAGGTCCTCACTAGAAATAATCTGATATATAGatatttgcttctttttctCCATGACTTCTCTTCGTCgcgaataaaaaagaaatattttggttccatgcaaaagaaatgaaaacagaaGCATAAACATTTATCATTCATGCATATTAGAAAAACCCAGTGTTCTAAAATACGGTTGGTACATCTGTATATATGCTGTTCAGTAGTACACTGTAATGCTTTTTTGTAACAGCAGAATAATATGATTATTGTTTATAAGGTATTTATACAGTATTTATACAGCGTTTAAAtgacaaatcattttttttttcaaacttagATTCTAACAATCTTAACTAgaacaaataataaattttctaaCATTACGTTaacaaaatttagaaaaaagtgattttatttcatcttcttatagtttttaaagctctaacaatattatctaaaataaccAAATCGTTTCCTAAAATatgctaacaaaaaaaaacagaaacatttACTTTAGAACCAGGATGAACTTTAGATAACTAACTTAATATTGTTAGAATTACTATCAAGTATCAACCAAAGAATCTTTTGTAAATCTAACCTAGACAAACGATAATAACAAGAGGTCAAGATTTATTAAACATCTACCATATCTCATAATaggttataaaacaaattttaacttttgttacgtttaatatttataattttgaactTATTTTCTAACAATATGATgaagatttaattattttcatttgcAAATCAGTtacttttttgtcaacaaaatgATAAAAGCGTGATTTTAGTCAAGACATTTTCAAACCACccaatgtaaatatataaatttatgtttttgaaaatatagtAAGTTCATATGTATCCAACTAAACATTTTCAGACTAAACTGTAATAATAACTTTTtgcaaagtaatttttttaatatcgtTTAATAAATATGATGTCCAACTACATACATAATGATAATTTTACATGATAAACTATGGTTCAAAAtccatttaaataatataatttatttatttagggTCCTACttatatttattgataaaatgttgtcatttaaattttggatctaTGCACTTTTTCGTTAATGATAGATTAGATtggatattaaatatataaatctgaAAAATTCTGTTACACTAATTCATTTTGCTTACCAATTATTTGGAAATCAACAAACATGACCGATATTTTTACCAAGTGACATTTAGTTTCGACATACAAAAATATCTATCTCTAAATATgacatatacaatacaatatAGTATACctgaaatcattttattatgtCTCTTTATATTTCTCACTGCTACGTAGACTAATTCgaacattttatttatcaagATTTTAATGTATGCGATGATAATTAATAACTGGTGCTATAGGGAATT
The window above is part of the Brassica napus cultivar Da-Ae chromosome C3, Da-Ae, whole genome shotgun sequence genome. Proteins encoded here:
- the LOC106388060 gene encoding 6,7-dimethyl-8-ribityllumazine synthase, chloroplastic, with amino-acid sequence MKSLASPPCLRLTPTTRRHLHPRQPSSACYPHGRIKSNSLSFSSSASGFASTLAVVEKELRSSFVTDAVRHVTGSLMRGEGLRFAIVVARFNEVVTKLLLEGAIETFKKYSVREEDIQVVWVPGSFEIGVVAQRLGKSGNFNAVLCIGAVIRGDTTHYDAVANSAASGVLSAGINSGVPCIFGVLTCEDMDQALNRSGGKAGNKGAETALTALEMASLFEHHLK